ACCCTTGTCCAACCTTGACCCTCACTTACGTGAGGAGATGCGATTTGAAATCAAAGAACTGCAAACGAAATTCGGCTTTACCGTAATTTATGTAACCCATGACCAAAGCGAAGCCATGGCCTTAAGTGACCGCATGCTTGTTATGAAAGAAGGGGTGGTACAACAAATTGACAACCCCCTTGAAATCTACAACAATCCTGCCAATAAATTTGTTTTTAGTTTCATAGGACTTTCAGATTTCATTCCTGTAATGGTAAAAGATCGAAAAGTGTTTATCGAAGGAGCTATGGAGAATGGTGCGTTACAGGTTGAACTTCCAAATACTTTAAATCCTGCACTTACCTACGATATAGCATGCCGACCAGGGGAAATTGACTTTGCCTCGACCGGTATAACAGCTTTTGTACTCAGAAGAACCTATCTTGGAGATGTTGTCGATTACCTGTTAAAAATTGGTAATACCGAGATTAGGGTCCAGAAGACCAGACGAGAAGCCATTGCAAAGGCTGGGGAAACATGTCATATAAAATTCAATCGAATTTTATGGTACGATCACAGTGAAGAGACGACATCTAAAACCTAACAGCAATAAAATGGTCTCCAGGGAACCCTGGAGGCCAATTTTTGGTTGTGCATCATCTACTTTGTTAGGAAAATATTGTCGAAATGTATCATAAACTCATTCTTGGATATTTCGGATTCTTTTGTAACAGTCTCTTGCAGGGGTATCTTGGGGGCAAGGGGACCTCTGATGGGAGAAACACCTGCAGAGTAAAGGATTCTTTGTCCTTCATCACTTAGCATGAAATCTATAAATATTTTCGCTTCCTTCTTGTGATTTCCTTTGGCAAGAAGTGCTATTGGACTTGCCCAGGCAATAGTCGTGTCCTGTGGATATACAAAGTCAATGCTTTGCCCGAGTTGTTTGGCCATCAAAGCTACATTATCGGGTATAACCGCTAACAAAGCCTTGCCCTCACCCACCTGGTAAGCTGTTGCCCCACTTCCACTACAAAGTTGAGTTCCCCCTTGTTTCAGTTTCTCCAGATAAGACCATCCAAATTCCGGGTTCTCTACAAGCATTTTCAATGAAGTCAGGCTTGAACCAGAACTAACAGGATCGCTGAGTATCAGACCCTTAAACCCTGGAAGCTCTGCCCACGATTGGGGAATGGCGCTTTTCTCAAGCAAATGTGTATTATAGGCAAAAACCATGACAAGCAATCGAGTTGGAGTAAGCAAATACTGCATATCCTTAAATTGTAGGGGAATATCCTCGCAATAAATACTCTTATAGGGTTCAATCATATGTTCTTCAATCAGCCTATCATAGGAAAGCGGGTCAGCAATCCAAAGCAAATCAGCTTCAAGGCTGTCACTCTGCATCTCTGCCGAGATTTTTGTAAAGATTTTACCTGACCCTGCATGGAAATAGCTCAGCTCAATATCGGGGAAAGTGTCTTCAAATTCCCTCTTGATCAAATCAAGCTGATTCTCTTGCATTGAGGTATAGAGAACAACTTTTCGCTTTTCACTCCCAGCTGAAACTGGAAGATTCTTTGTACCCAATAAAAACCAAATCAGAAAAATTGAGATCGAGAGAATAAGAAGAAACGAAAACGACAAAGCAATGATAATCCTATATTTTCGTTTTAACATATAACATCCTTAGCATGGTCTTTCTTCCATTGGCTTGGAGTCATGTTGGTAGCCTTCCTAAATAAGGTAAAAAAATATTTACTATTTGGGAAACCTGAACAAAAAGATATCTCCTTTATAGTCAAGCTATTATCCGCCAATAAAAGCTGTTTTGCCTTTTCCAAACGGATATCATTGATTTTATCAGCAATCGATCCCCCTGTTTGTTGCCGAAACAATTTCCCTAGGTAGACCGGGGAAAATGACAATTCATCTGCAATTTTCTGTACGCCTAGGTCCAAATCCTGATAATCCCGCTCAATAATCTGGTTTATATGCTGTATAATGTTACCCAACCTTCCTTCCTTTGATTGCAGTATATACTCGGCATGAATAGCAAAAGACTCTCTGAAAATTTCATCGATTATTGAAAAATCACGATAAGTCCAGACCGCTTGATCAAATTCTTCAAAGACTGAATTATCTAATTGTCTGGAAGGAGCCAAGGTAGCAAGATAAAGCCGTTTGAGGGAAAAACGAATATACGTCAATCTGCACATAATCAATTCTTGCCTGAATTGGAGATAAAAAGTATAGGCCTGGACAGCTCTGGATTGTGAAAGGCAAGTAAGTATCTGCGTTTCATAATTCTGTTGCCTAGGCAATTGGAGCACTTTTTCATCCAGCATCTTTTCATGATAGACCAACTGGCGACATTCCTCAAACATCGAGTAAGACATACACTCAAGTACTCGCTCATAACTGTTTCTGATATCAGAATCCCAAGATAGGGGATTACCTACCGAACTACAACACTGATACTGTTCGCATAGATTTTGTATTTTGGATTCATCAAGGACTCCTTGGATAAAACAGACCAAGCAGTCCTTATGGTGAACCGCAATAGCCGTAAAGGCTATAGAAGAAGCATCCTCAAACAAAGCTTCCCCGTCCTTTGAAAAAAGGACTAAAGCAAAAGGAACGTCCAGGGCGAAGGGCACGGAATAGGTTAGGAATTCTACCTGCAGGATTTCCAGGTCATTGCAATTTCTAGTAAGCAAATCTCTCAGATATTCGGCTCTCAAATGCCGCTCATATCCTTTTTCAACAATTTTTGCTGAATTTGAAGAAATAACTAACTTGTCAACATAATCTTCGACCGAAAGAGTTTCCTGTGACAAATGGCTTTTCCGTAATGCTCTATCGACACGTTGTAAAGGATGGAAAAACCTGAGGGCAGTAAAAAGACCTAACAAGGAAACAAGCAACAACGCTGTAAATATTGCCATATAGGTATTTGCTTCCATCTCATTGAGTTCACGGAGTAATTCATTTCGTGAAAGATGCCGCACAAAACACCAATCGGTATCACCAAAAGTACTGTAAAGATAGAGTTCAGTCTGGTTACCATTTTTTACGTCAAATCGACCGGAATCACTACTCCTCATACGAATCAAAGACTCAATTTCCTGTTGGGATTGAGCATCTATGGCATAGGTTTTTCCAATTACTCTATCTTGGTCATTGAGCAAGAGAACTTCCATCTTACCAAGAAAACTTGTAAGGACAGTATCAAGCCAATCGGCATGGACATTGATTATCATTGCATTGTCATAGGAGTCATTCAGGTCTTCTTCGAAAAGAATATAGGTATATACCGGTTCCAATCCTCGAGCATAGGGTTTCGGAATGAAACGAAATACAGGTTTCATCCGATTTTTCGGATTTATTTGTTCCAGAAGGGAGACAGCCCCCTGATCGAAAAAATCTATGGATGCACCTTCAGGCATATTGCTTGTAGTATAAAAATATTCTGATTTTGCATTATAGATATACACGGAATAGACAGAAGAGCTATATCCTCCATAGGAATCCAGATTCCGTACGCCTTCAATTTTTTCACTGTTTGAAAGCTTTGTGGAGGTTCGCAATACAGAAACCTTTTCATCATAGAATGTCTGCATCGCACTGATATATACTACATCATTGATATAGTTGACAATTGAATCGCTTTGGGACAAAACATCTTTATTGGTCCGTTCTAGTATATTAAGAGAAATTCGTTCAAATTGTTGATAAAGGACGAACAACAACAGCAAGCTTAAAAGAATAATAGGGATGGCAAAGCCAACCCATGTAAACCTTATCGACTGATCAGATTTTTTAACAAACACGTGCCATCCCCCACCCCAAAAAAGCATTTCATGATACACCTTTTTTAGCCTCAATGCGTATATTTTTCTTATATCCATCGAAGGGTGTTTTCTTTTGATGGTTGTCTGAATTATTGCTCGCTTTTTAGAGGATTCAACAAAATGTGCTCTCAAGGCAAAAATCCCTCTATTATTTGAAGGCTTAACATTGTCGAACTGATAGAAAAATAGGGAACTATAGCTTGCAACAGAACTTGAATCCCCCCTAGCAGGGCCTTTGGGCGGCAGGCACAACCGGGCTCCCTTGGCTCCTCCTGGATAGCTGATATATTTTCTATCAGAATGAAAATTAATCAGGGAAAAATAAATATATATTTATTTACTTTATATATATTTAAACACAGTTATTCAAATTAATAAATTTTTTTTATCTTTTTTGCCGCCAAGTTATTGACTCGGGGGGTGAAATACCCAATTATGGGGCTACCAAATTTCTATCCACAAGGAGAAACGCTATGTCCAACAAATTGTCTGAATCGTATATTCTCCTTTCCATCCCAGCCTGATAACCCACGTTTCAACCTTGGTTCCAAGGTTCATTTCTATCCACCGATCCAGGGTATGGCGTATGTTGACCTGGACGGGCAGAAATCACAGGACTAGGAGGTTTTGCTATGGGCAAACCTACCAGAAAACTTCATTTCGTTGCTATCGTGGCGGCTACCTTGGCCGTGCTCTTCCTCTTCGGTTGCAGTAAGGATTCCGCTTCCCAAAGCGGTAAAAGTGCCAACGGAAGCCGCAAGTTGTATATCTACAACTGGTCGTACTACACCCCTGATTCCGTAATCGAAGCGTTCGAGAAGGAATATGATGTCGATGTAGTACTCGATTATTTTGCATCCAATGAGGAAATGTTTGCCAAACTCATGGCAAGCGGTGAAGCCGGCTATGACATCATTTTCCCCTCAGGCGACTACGTTTCCATTATGATGAACCTTGGCATGCTTGAGAAAATGGACAGAAGCAAGATGCCGAATCTCCAGTACATCTCACCAATGGCTCTCGAGAAAGCAACCTATGACCATGCCATGGATTACTCGGTCCCCTATTTCATGGGTGCTGCCGGTGTTGCCGTGAACAAGACAATGGTCAAGGACTATGAACGCACCTGGAACATCTTCGGCGACACAAAGCTTGCAGGGCGCATGGTCATGATGGATGATATGCGCGAAGTAATGGGTGACGCCCTCAAGTACCTTGGCTACTCGGTCAACACTACTGATCAGGCACAGCTTGAAGAGGCCCGGAGACTGGTCACTGACAAATGGAAGCCCAATCTCGTAAAGTTTGACGCCGAAGGTTTTGCCAAATCCTTTGCATCCGGTGAATACTGGGTTGCCCAAGGCTACGCAGAAGGGATTTTCGAGGAACTGCCTGAGGACAAGTGGTCCAATGTCGATTTCTTCCTCCCCGAGAACGGAGGACCCATGTATATCGACTCCATGTGTATTCCCAAGGGAGCACGTAACTACGATCTAGCCCTGGAATTCATAAACTTCATTCACAAACCGGAAAACTATGCACAGTTCCTTGATCGTTTCCACTTCCCTTCCTCTGTCAATACCGAAGCTGAGAAGTTTACCACCACGACACCGTTCTACACGGTCGATATGTTGAAGAACTACGAGCTGAAAAATGACCTTGGGGCCAATCTGGAAACCTATAACAAGATTTGGGAGACCATCCGTTACGTTGACTAGATTGCATTGACCCTTTCCCGCATTGCAAGGTAAAGTCTGGGTAAGCGAGGCATTTATGACCGGTTATACCCACGACACGTACATCTCTACGTTTACCTGGCGGTATGGAAGCGATGCAATGCGTTCCATCTATAGCGAAGAACACAAGCGAAAATTGCTCAGACAGGTCTGGATTGCGCTGGCTACGGCACAGCGTGATGCAGACCTTGTCACAGAAGAGCAACTTCGTGAATTAATCGCACATAAAGATGACATCGACATCGACCGCGCGAGTGAAATCGAAGCAGAAATCCACCATGACCTCATGGCTGAGATCAAGACCTATGCGGAGCAGTGCCCAAAAGGGGGAAGTATTATCCACCTGGGGGCGACAAGCATGGATATCCTGGATAACATGGATGCCATGAGGCTCAAAGAAGCTATGGCCCTTACCCTCAAGAATGTAAAAATTCTGTTGGAAGCCTTCATTGAAAAGATGGATAGCTACGCCGAGAAAGCCTGCATGGCCTTTACCCACATCCAACCAGCTGAACCGACAACCGTCGGCTATCGGTTTGCCCAGACAACCCAGGATCTTGTAGAAGATCTGAAAGCCTTACAGGATGTATATGGGTCTATCAGGGGAAAAGGAATGAAAGGGGCAGTAGGAACCTCTGCCAGCTATTGTGAGCTGTTGAAAGGAACCGGTATCACTCCCTTTGAGATGGAAGCAAAGGTAATGGACCAGCTCGGGCTTAAGGCCTTTACCGCAGCAACCCAGGTGTATCCCCGCAAGCAGGACTGGCGTATCGTAAGCGCTCTCAGCGGCCTTTGCTGTACTCTCTACAAGTTTTTTATCGATTTCAGGATATTGCAGAGCCCCCCTATCGGCGAATGGAGCGAACCGTTCGGGTCCAAACAGGTGGGATCCTCAGCAATGCCATTCAAGCGCAATCCCATCAACAGTGAGAAAATCGACAGCCTATGCAGGTTTGTAAGTTCCCAGAGCGAAGTCCTCTGGCAGAATGCCGCCTCCACTTTGTTGGAAAGAACCCTCGATGACAGCGCAAACCGGCGATTTGTGCTTCCAGAGTGCTTCCTTGCAACCGATGAGATTCTCATGACTGCTACAAAAGTAATTCGCGGAATGCAGATCCATGAAACAGGAATCAAGAGAAACCTCGATACCTATGGGCTATTTGCAGCAAGCGAGCGGCTCATGATGGAGTTGGGAAGAAAGGGTGCAAACCGGCAGGAGATGCATGAATTAATTCGCAATCACAGCCTCAAGGCTTGGAGTGAGGTGCAAGAAGGACGACCCAACCCCCTTGCCGCTTCTTTGAAGACTGACCCGGTGGTTCTCAGTTTCATGACAGAAGACGAAGTGCTTGCTTCGTTGGATGCAGAAGGGTATGTCGGGGATGCGCCCA
The sequence above is a segment of the Sphaerochaeta pleomorpha str. Grapes genome. Coding sequences within it:
- a CDS encoding ABC transporter ATP-binding protein; this encodes MPALNLINVTKLFGSVKAVNKLNLEIEQGECFSFLGPSGCGKTTTLRMIAGFENLDEGELYCDGKLFSSSYKHFYLAPEKRNFGMVFQAFAVWPHMTVYDNVAFPLQIKKLSRSEIQSRTELALKATSLTKEAQLFPGKLSGGQQQRIALARAVAINPKVMLLDEPLSNLDPHLREEMRFEIKELQTKFGFTVIYVTHDQSEAMALSDRMLVMKEGVVQQIDNPLEIYNNPANKFVFSFIGLSDFIPVMVKDRKVFIEGAMENGALQVELPNTLNPALTYDIACRPGEIDFASTGITAFVLRRTYLGDVVDYLLKIGNTEIRVQKTRREAIAKAGETCHIKFNRILWYDHSEETTSKT
- a CDS encoding extracellular solute-binding protein, producing the protein MLKRKYRIIIALSFSFLLILSISIFLIWFLLGTKNLPVSAGSEKRKVVLYTSMQENQLDLIKREFEDTFPDIELSYFHAGSGKIFTKISAEMQSDSLEADLLWIADPLSYDRLIEEHMIEPYKSIYCEDIPLQFKDMQYLLTPTRLLVMVFAYNTHLLEKSAIPQSWAELPGFKGLILSDPVSSGSSLTSLKMLVENPEFGWSYLEKLKQGGTQLCSGSGATAYQVGEGKALLAVIPDNVALMAKQLGQSIDFVYPQDTTIAWASPIALLAKGNHKKEAKIFIDFMLSDEGQRILYSAGVSPIRGPLAPKIPLQETVTKESEISKNEFMIHFDNIFLTK
- a CDS encoding helix-turn-helix domain-containing protein, with product MSQSDSIVNYINDVVYISAMQTFYDEKVSVLRTSTKLSNSEKIEGVRNLDSYGGYSSSVYSVYIYNAKSEYFYTTSNMPEGASIDFFDQGAVSLLEQINPKNRMKPVFRFIPKPYARGLEPVYTYILFEEDLNDSYDNAMIINVHADWLDTVLTSFLGKMEVLLLNDQDRVIGKTYAIDAQSQQEIESLIRMRSSDSGRFDVKNGNQTELYLYSTFGDTDWCFVRHLSRNELLRELNEMEANTYMAIFTALLLVSLLGLFTALRFFHPLQRVDRALRKSHLSQETLSVEDYVDKLVISSNSAKIVEKGYERHLRAEYLRDLLTRNCNDLEILQVEFLTYSVPFALDVPFALVLFSKDGEALFEDASSIAFTAIAVHHKDCLVCFIQGVLDESKIQNLCEQYQCCSSVGNPLSWDSDIRNSYERVLECMSYSMFEECRQLVYHEKMLDEKVLQLPRQQNYETQILTCLSQSRAVQAYTFYLQFRQELIMCRLTYIRFSLKRLYLATLAPSRQLDNSVFEEFDQAVWTYRDFSIIDEIFRESFAIHAEYILQSKEGRLGNIIQHINQIIERDYQDLDLGVQKIADELSFSPVYLGKLFRQQTGGSIADKINDIRLEKAKQLLLADNSLTIKEISFCSGFPNSKYFFTLFRKATNMTPSQWKKDHAKDVIC
- a CDS encoding extracellular solute-binding protein, which encodes MGKPTRKLHFVAIVAATLAVLFLFGCSKDSASQSGKSANGSRKLYIYNWSYYTPDSVIEAFEKEYDVDVVLDYFASNEEMFAKLMASGEAGYDIIFPSGDYVSIMMNLGMLEKMDRSKMPNLQYISPMALEKATYDHAMDYSVPYFMGAAGVAVNKTMVKDYERTWNIFGDTKLAGRMVMMDDMREVMGDALKYLGYSVNTTDQAQLEEARRLVTDKWKPNLVKFDAEGFAKSFASGEYWVAQGYAEGIFEELPEDKWSNVDFFLPENGGPMYIDSMCIPKGARNYDLALEFINFIHKPENYAQFLDRFHFPSSVNTEAEKFTTTTPFYTVDMLKNYELKNDLGANLETYNKIWETIRYVD
- the purB gene encoding adenylosuccinate lyase, with product MQGKVWVSEAFMTGYTHDTYISTFTWRYGSDAMRSIYSEEHKRKLLRQVWIALATAQRDADLVTEEQLRELIAHKDDIDIDRASEIEAEIHHDLMAEIKTYAEQCPKGGSIIHLGATSMDILDNMDAMRLKEAMALTLKNVKILLEAFIEKMDSYAEKACMAFTHIQPAEPTTVGYRFAQTTQDLVEDLKALQDVYGSIRGKGMKGAVGTSASYCELLKGTGITPFEMEAKVMDQLGLKAFTAATQVYPRKQDWRIVSALSGLCCTLYKFFIDFRILQSPPIGEWSEPFGSKQVGSSAMPFKRNPINSEKIDSLCRFVSSQSEVLWQNAASTLLERTLDDSANRRFVLPECFLATDEILMTATKVIRGMQIHETGIKRNLDTYGLFAASERLMMELGRKGANRQEMHELIRNHSLKAWSEVQEGRPNPLAASLKTDPVVLSFMTEDEVLASLDAEGYVGDAPKRTRLVIDEAKAAIGK